One Thunnus thynnus chromosome 18, fThuThy2.1, whole genome shotgun sequence genomic region harbors:
- the txlnba gene encoding gamma-taxilin isoform X3: protein MMETSAKVVAPKPDVVSSSPDSDSAEVETTAPPAASDSFDPMEEFSRRLENIINTHGSAASLLDKQSAVEAEMEKMKEEAKDDITVTMEKEVSVIMQSLNELSSPEKKLEDLVRKYAEMEVLRRCDEKKLCVQQQKLSVLLEQQQQLQAECRSGIVARRELETLCRELQGYYSVLREESLQSSRDDERKRSEITGHFQKTLVDIQAQIEQHSSRNTKLCRENIILTEKLESLMKQCETREQNLEKINKHRDLQCQLSEAKLQQANALLANAEEKHKREKEYLLRETLDKTRKFTEMKEQELALKKQLHLYSQKFEEFQETLAKSNEIFARFKTEMDNMSEKMKKLEKESNVWKTRFENCNKALNDMMEERAEKNKEYDMFVLKIQKLELLCRALQDERKILYDKIKDVRHANSNLPSRILSNLMNHDEIAVTTDADESVLTSAEPQEPQKEDPVLTEDIARLNAEQAKLQELADSLLATPIDNDEEQEDLDFEEDIVASAFAHFHNKSKAKQQAADVQSDAAESVLPQEGKAEEAQKPDVPPAEEKTSETTPTDPKPEAVKDESQVEVKPDEEIQQQHSEETPEPEKIQINPPTDKKPEAVEILEEAGEVKPAVKEEGETVQQQPEEPAQVTEAAPTKSEPAPVSENTPQTAAVASNANSSNANSSKKQAPKKKKRRNGKNAN, encoded by the exons ATGATGGAGACATCAGCGAAAGTAGTGGCCCCCAAGCCGGACGTGGTGTCTTCCTCCCCAGACTCCGACAGCGCTGAAGTTGAGACGACGGCTCCGCCTGCAGCCTCCGACTCCTTCGACCCGATGGAGGAGTTCAGCAGACGCCTGGAGAACATCATCAACACCCACGGCTCTGCAGCCAGCCTCCTGGACAAACAG AGCGCGGTGGAGGCAGAGATGGAAAAGATGAAGGAGGAGGCAAAAGATGACATCACCGTTACCATGGAGAAAG AGGTTTCTGTCATCATGCAGAGTCTGAATGAACTCTCCTCCCCAGAGAAGAAACTGGAAGATCTGGTCAGAAAATATGCTGAAATG gaggtcCTGCGGCGCTGTGATGAGAAGAAACTGTGTGTTCAGCAGCAGAAGTTGTCCGTcctgctggagcagcagcagcagctgcaggctgaGTGTCGCAGCGGCATCGTAGCTCGCAGGGAACTGGAGACTCTGTGCAGAGAGCTGCAGGGATACTACAGCGTGTTGAGG GAGGAGAGTCTTCAGAGCAGCAGGGAcgatgagaggaagaggagcgaGATCACCGGCCACTTCCAGAAGACGCTGGTCGACATCCAGGCTCAGATTGAGCAACACAGCTCTCGAAACACCAAACTGTGCCGTGAAAACATCATCCTGACCGAAAAACTGGAGAGTCTCATGAAACAGTGCGAGACGAGGGAGCAG aatttggaaaagatcaacAAACATCGTGACCTGCAGTGCCAACTGAGCGAAGCCAAACTGCAGCAGGCCAACGCTCTGCTGGCCAACGCCGAGGAGaaacacaagagagagaaagaatac TTGCTTAGAGAGACGCTTGACAAAACAAGGAAATTCACCGAAATGAAGGAGCAGGAGCTGGCCCTAAAGAAGCAG TTGCACCTCTACTCTCAGAAGTTTGAAGAATTTCAGGAGACGCTGGCCAAGAGCAACGAAATCTTCGCCCGCTTCAAGACAGAGATGGATAAT ATGTcagagaagatgaagaaacTGGAGAAAGAGTCGAACGTGTGGAAGACGAGGTTTGAGAACTGCAACAAGGCTCTGAATGATATGATGGAGGAG AGAGCTGAGAAAAATAAGGAGTACGACATGTTCGTACTGAAGATTCAGAAACTGGAGCTGTTGTGTCGTGCACTGCAGGACGAGAGGAAAATCCTCTATGACAAGATCAAGGATGTCCGCCACGCTAACTCCAACCTCCCATCAAGGATCTTGAGCAACTTGATGAACCACGATGAAATCGCCGTCACTACGGATGCTGACGAATCTGTCCTGACCTCTGCGGAGCCTCAGGAGCCTCAGAAGGAGGACCCAGTCCTGACAGAGGACATCGCCCGACTGAATGCGGAGCAGGCCAAGCTGCAAGAGCTTGCTGACTCCCTGCTGGCAACACCCATCGACAATGATGAAGAGCAGGAAGATTTAGACTTTGAAGAAGACATTGTGGCTTCTGCTTTTGCCCACTTCCACAACAAATCTAAGGCCAAACAGCAGGCAGCTGATGTCCAATCAGATGCAGCAGAATCAGTTCTCCCACAGGAAGGTAAAGCTGAAGAGGCTCAAAAGCCAGATGTGCCACCAGCTGAGGAGAAGACTTCTGAAACGACACCAACAGACCCAAAACCAGAGGCAGTAAAAGATGAATCACAAGTTGAGGTCAAACCCGATGAGGAGATCCAGCAGCAGCACTCTGAAGAGACACCAGAGCCTGAGAAAATCCAGATCAATCCACCAACAGACAAAAAACCAGAAGCAGTAGAGATCCTGGAGGAGGCTGGTGAGGTCAAACCAGCGGTCAAAGAAGAAGGTGAGACAGTCCAGCAGCAACCAGAAGAACCTGCACAGGTAACAGAAGCAGCACCAACCAAGTCAGAGCCAGCTCCAGTCTCTGAAAACACGCCTCAAACCGCCGCCGTTGCCTCCAACGCCAACTCCTCCAACGCCAACTCCTCCAAGAAGCAGGCgccaaagaaaaagaagaggaggaacggCAAGAATGCTAACTAA
- the txlnba gene encoding gamma-taxilin isoform X1, with protein MMETSAKVVAPKPDVVSSSPDSDSAEVETTAPPAASDSFDPMEEFSRRLENIINTHGSAASLLDKQVGKSAVEAEMEKMKEEAKDDITVTMEKEVSVIMQSLNELSSPEKKLEDLVRKYAEMEVLRRCDEKKLCVQQQKLSVLLEQQQQLQAECRSGIVARRELETLCRELQGYYSVLREESLQSSRDDERKRSEITGHFQKTLVDIQAQIEQHSSRNTKLCRENIILTEKLESLMKQCETREQNLEKINKHRDLQCQLSEAKLQQANALLANAEEKHKREKEYLLRETLDKTRKFTEMKEQELALKKQLHLYSQKFEEFQETLAKSNEIFARFKTEMDNMSEKMKKLEKESNVWKTRFENCNKALNDMMEERAEKNKEYDMFVLKIQKLELLCRALQDERKILYDKIKDVRHANSNLPSRILSNLMNHDEIAVTTDADESVLTSAEPQEPQKEDPVLTEDIARLNAEQAKLQELADSLLATPIDNDEEQEDLDFEEDIVASAFAHFHNKSKAKQQAADVQSDAAESVLPQEGKAEEAQKPDVPPAEEKTSETTPTDPKPEAVKDESQVEVKPDEEIQQQHSEETPEPEKIQINPPTDKKPEAVEILEEAGEVKPAVKEEGETVQQQPEEPAQVTEAAPTKSEPAPVSENTPQTAAVASNANSSNANSSKKQAPKKKKRRNGKNAN; from the exons ATGATGGAGACATCAGCGAAAGTAGTGGCCCCCAAGCCGGACGTGGTGTCTTCCTCCCCAGACTCCGACAGCGCTGAAGTTGAGACGACGGCTCCGCCTGCAGCCTCCGACTCCTTCGACCCGATGGAGGAGTTCAGCAGACGCCTGGAGAACATCATCAACACCCACGGCTCTGCAGCCAGCCTCCTGGACAAACAGGTGGGAAAG AGCGCGGTGGAGGCAGAGATGGAAAAGATGAAGGAGGAGGCAAAAGATGACATCACCGTTACCATGGAGAAAG AGGTTTCTGTCATCATGCAGAGTCTGAATGAACTCTCCTCCCCAGAGAAGAAACTGGAAGATCTGGTCAGAAAATATGCTGAAATG gaggtcCTGCGGCGCTGTGATGAGAAGAAACTGTGTGTTCAGCAGCAGAAGTTGTCCGTcctgctggagcagcagcagcagctgcaggctgaGTGTCGCAGCGGCATCGTAGCTCGCAGGGAACTGGAGACTCTGTGCAGAGAGCTGCAGGGATACTACAGCGTGTTGAGG GAGGAGAGTCTTCAGAGCAGCAGGGAcgatgagaggaagaggagcgaGATCACCGGCCACTTCCAGAAGACGCTGGTCGACATCCAGGCTCAGATTGAGCAACACAGCTCTCGAAACACCAAACTGTGCCGTGAAAACATCATCCTGACCGAAAAACTGGAGAGTCTCATGAAACAGTGCGAGACGAGGGAGCAG aatttggaaaagatcaacAAACATCGTGACCTGCAGTGCCAACTGAGCGAAGCCAAACTGCAGCAGGCCAACGCTCTGCTGGCCAACGCCGAGGAGaaacacaagagagagaaagaatac TTGCTTAGAGAGACGCTTGACAAAACAAGGAAATTCACCGAAATGAAGGAGCAGGAGCTGGCCCTAAAGAAGCAG TTGCACCTCTACTCTCAGAAGTTTGAAGAATTTCAGGAGACGCTGGCCAAGAGCAACGAAATCTTCGCCCGCTTCAAGACAGAGATGGATAAT ATGTcagagaagatgaagaaacTGGAGAAAGAGTCGAACGTGTGGAAGACGAGGTTTGAGAACTGCAACAAGGCTCTGAATGATATGATGGAGGAG AGAGCTGAGAAAAATAAGGAGTACGACATGTTCGTACTGAAGATTCAGAAACTGGAGCTGTTGTGTCGTGCACTGCAGGACGAGAGGAAAATCCTCTATGACAAGATCAAGGATGTCCGCCACGCTAACTCCAACCTCCCATCAAGGATCTTGAGCAACTTGATGAACCACGATGAAATCGCCGTCACTACGGATGCTGACGAATCTGTCCTGACCTCTGCGGAGCCTCAGGAGCCTCAGAAGGAGGACCCAGTCCTGACAGAGGACATCGCCCGACTGAATGCGGAGCAGGCCAAGCTGCAAGAGCTTGCTGACTCCCTGCTGGCAACACCCATCGACAATGATGAAGAGCAGGAAGATTTAGACTTTGAAGAAGACATTGTGGCTTCTGCTTTTGCCCACTTCCACAACAAATCTAAGGCCAAACAGCAGGCAGCTGATGTCCAATCAGATGCAGCAGAATCAGTTCTCCCACAGGAAGGTAAAGCTGAAGAGGCTCAAAAGCCAGATGTGCCACCAGCTGAGGAGAAGACTTCTGAAACGACACCAACAGACCCAAAACCAGAGGCAGTAAAAGATGAATCACAAGTTGAGGTCAAACCCGATGAGGAGATCCAGCAGCAGCACTCTGAAGAGACACCAGAGCCTGAGAAAATCCAGATCAATCCACCAACAGACAAAAAACCAGAAGCAGTAGAGATCCTGGAGGAGGCTGGTGAGGTCAAACCAGCGGTCAAAGAAGAAGGTGAGACAGTCCAGCAGCAACCAGAAGAACCTGCACAGGTAACAGAAGCAGCACCAACCAAGTCAGAGCCAGCTCCAGTCTCTGAAAACACGCCTCAAACCGCCGCCGTTGCCTCCAACGCCAACTCCTCCAACGCCAACTCCTCCAAGAAGCAGGCgccaaagaaaaagaagaggaggaacggCAAGAATGCTAACTAA
- the txlnba gene encoding beta-taxilin isoform X2 — translation MMETSAKVVAPKPDVVSSSPDSDSAEVETTAPPAASDSFDPMEEFSRRLENIINTHGSAASLLDKQVGKSAVEAEMEKMKEEAKDDITVTMEKEVSVIMQSLNELSSPEKKLEDLVRKYAEMEVLRRCDEKKLCVQQQKLSVLLEQQQQLQAECRSGIVARRELETLCRELQGYYSVLREESLQSSRDDERKRSEITGHFQKTLVDIQAQIEQHSSRNTKLCRENIILTEKLESLMKQCETREQNLEKINKHRDLQCQLSEAKLQQANALLANAEEKHKREKEYLLVQAADWKLQAQALKEQDTVMQAQLHLYSQKFEEFQETLAKSNEIFARFKTEMDNMSEKMKKLEKESNVWKTRFENCNKALNDMMEERAEKNKEYDMFVLKIQKLELLCRALQDERKILYDKIKDVRHANSNLPSRILSNLMNHDEIAVTTDADESVLTSAEPQEPQKEDPVLTEDIARLNAEQAKLQELADSLLATPIDNDEEQEDLDFEEDIVASAFAHFHNKSKAKQQAADVQSDAAESVLPQEGKAEEAQKPDVPPAEEKTSETTPTDPKPEAVKDESQVEVKPDEEIQQQHSEETPEPEKIQINPPTDKKPEAVEILEEAGEVKPAVKEEGETVQQQPEEPAQVTEAAPTKSEPAPVSENTPQTAAVASNANSSNANSSKKQAPKKKKRRNGKNAN, via the exons ATGATGGAGACATCAGCGAAAGTAGTGGCCCCCAAGCCGGACGTGGTGTCTTCCTCCCCAGACTCCGACAGCGCTGAAGTTGAGACGACGGCTCCGCCTGCAGCCTCCGACTCCTTCGACCCGATGGAGGAGTTCAGCAGACGCCTGGAGAACATCATCAACACCCACGGCTCTGCAGCCAGCCTCCTGGACAAACAGGTGGGAAAG AGCGCGGTGGAGGCAGAGATGGAAAAGATGAAGGAGGAGGCAAAAGATGACATCACCGTTACCATGGAGAAAG AGGTTTCTGTCATCATGCAGAGTCTGAATGAACTCTCCTCCCCAGAGAAGAAACTGGAAGATCTGGTCAGAAAATATGCTGAAATG gaggtcCTGCGGCGCTGTGATGAGAAGAAACTGTGTGTTCAGCAGCAGAAGTTGTCCGTcctgctggagcagcagcagcagctgcaggctgaGTGTCGCAGCGGCATCGTAGCTCGCAGGGAACTGGAGACTCTGTGCAGAGAGCTGCAGGGATACTACAGCGTGTTGAGG GAGGAGAGTCTTCAGAGCAGCAGGGAcgatgagaggaagaggagcgaGATCACCGGCCACTTCCAGAAGACGCTGGTCGACATCCAGGCTCAGATTGAGCAACACAGCTCTCGAAACACCAAACTGTGCCGTGAAAACATCATCCTGACCGAAAAACTGGAGAGTCTCATGAAACAGTGCGAGACGAGGGAGCAG aatttggaaaagatcaacAAACATCGTGACCTGCAGTGCCAACTGAGCGAAGCCAAACTGCAGCAGGCCAACGCTCTGCTGGCCAACGCCGAGGAGaaacacaagagagagaaagaatac TTACTGGTTCAGGCTGCCGATTGGAAACTGCAGGCTCAGGCACTCAAAGAGCAGGACACTGTGATGCAGGCACAG TTGCACCTCTACTCTCAGAAGTTTGAAGAATTTCAGGAGACGCTGGCCAAGAGCAACGAAATCTTCGCCCGCTTCAAGACAGAGATGGATAAT ATGTcagagaagatgaagaaacTGGAGAAAGAGTCGAACGTGTGGAAGACGAGGTTTGAGAACTGCAACAAGGCTCTGAATGATATGATGGAGGAG AGAGCTGAGAAAAATAAGGAGTACGACATGTTCGTACTGAAGATTCAGAAACTGGAGCTGTTGTGTCGTGCACTGCAGGACGAGAGGAAAATCCTCTATGACAAGATCAAGGATGTCCGCCACGCTAACTCCAACCTCCCATCAAGGATCTTGAGCAACTTGATGAACCACGATGAAATCGCCGTCACTACGGATGCTGACGAATCTGTCCTGACCTCTGCGGAGCCTCAGGAGCCTCAGAAGGAGGACCCAGTCCTGACAGAGGACATCGCCCGACTGAATGCGGAGCAGGCCAAGCTGCAAGAGCTTGCTGACTCCCTGCTGGCAACACCCATCGACAATGATGAAGAGCAGGAAGATTTAGACTTTGAAGAAGACATTGTGGCTTCTGCTTTTGCCCACTTCCACAACAAATCTAAGGCCAAACAGCAGGCAGCTGATGTCCAATCAGATGCAGCAGAATCAGTTCTCCCACAGGAAGGTAAAGCTGAAGAGGCTCAAAAGCCAGATGTGCCACCAGCTGAGGAGAAGACTTCTGAAACGACACCAACAGACCCAAAACCAGAGGCAGTAAAAGATGAATCACAAGTTGAGGTCAAACCCGATGAGGAGATCCAGCAGCAGCACTCTGAAGAGACACCAGAGCCTGAGAAAATCCAGATCAATCCACCAACAGACAAAAAACCAGAAGCAGTAGAGATCCTGGAGGAGGCTGGTGAGGTCAAACCAGCGGTCAAAGAAGAAGGTGAGACAGTCCAGCAGCAACCAGAAGAACCTGCACAGGTAACAGAAGCAGCACCAACCAAGTCAGAGCCAGCTCCAGTCTCTGAAAACACGCCTCAAACCGCCGCCGTTGCCTCCAACGCCAACTCCTCCAACGCCAACTCCTCCAAGAAGCAGGCgccaaagaaaaagaagaggaggaacggCAAGAATGCTAACTAA